Proteins from a genomic interval of Cognatishimia sp. WU-CL00825:
- the rnd gene encoding ribonuclease D — protein sequence MKTLTTTEELAQYCEMARNYPYVTIDTEFLRERTYYSKLCLIQLAVAGNDIEEDAVLVDPLVGDMSLEPLYDLFRDTNVVKVFHAARQDLEIFFIEAGVLPDPLFDTQVAAMVCGFGEQVGYETLVRKITKQGVDKTSRFTDWSRRPLTDAQKKYALADVTHLRNIYEFLAAKLEKSGRTRWVGEELQVLTSPTTYVVEPENAWKRVKTRTTTPKFLAIVRELARFRETHAQSRNVPRNRVFKDDALIELASTKPGSMADLGRSRLLLREARKGEIAEGILQAVKAGIACPADKMPRVTNPKDKQQVNPALADLLRVLLKSKTESSGVASKLIAPAADLDAMASGERDIAALSGWRLEVFGEDALRLCEGQIALTAKGSSIKIVQLP from the coding sequence ATGAAGACACTGACGACGACGGAAGAGCTTGCGCAATACTGCGAGATGGCACGAAATTACCCATATGTCACGATCGACACGGAGTTTCTGCGCGAACGCACTTACTATTCAAAGCTGTGTTTGATTCAATTGGCGGTGGCTGGCAACGACATCGAGGAAGACGCCGTTTTGGTGGATCCTTTGGTGGGCGACATGTCCCTAGAACCGCTATACGACCTGTTTCGGGACACAAATGTTGTCAAAGTCTTTCATGCGGCACGTCAAGATCTAGAAATCTTTTTCATCGAAGCAGGTGTGTTGCCAGATCCGCTGTTTGACACCCAGGTTGCGGCCATGGTCTGCGGCTTTGGTGAACAGGTTGGCTATGAAACCTTGGTGCGTAAGATCACCAAGCAAGGGGTTGATAAAACAAGCCGATTTACAGATTGGTCTCGCCGCCCGCTGACAGATGCACAAAAGAAATACGCTTTGGCAGACGTCACGCATCTGCGCAATATTTATGAGTTCTTGGCTGCAAAACTTGAAAAAAGTGGTCGCACACGCTGGGTGGGCGAAGAGCTGCAGGTTCTGACCAGCCCAACAACCTATGTTGTCGAGCCAGAAAACGCTTGGAAGCGTGTTAAAACCCGCACAACAACCCCAAAATTCTTGGCCATAGTAAGGGAATTGGCGCGGTTTCGCGAAACCCATGCGCAATCGCGCAATGTCCCACGCAATCGGGTCTTTAAAGATGACGCGTTGATTGAACTTGCGTCAACAAAACCCGGATCGATGGCAGATCTGGGCCGTTCGCGTTTGTTGTTGCGCGAAGCACGCAAGGGCGAGATCGCCGAGGGCATTTTACAAGCTGTGAAAGCCGGCATTGCTTGCCCCGCTGACAAAATGCCCCGTGTGACCAACCCTAAAGACAAACAACAGGTTAACCCTGCTTTGGCGGATTTGCTGCGGGTGTTGCTGAAGTCAAAAACCGAAAGCTCTGGCGTGGCGAGCAAGCTGATTGCACCGGCGGCTGATCTAGACGCGATGGCATCAGGCGAACGTGACATTGCAGCCTTGTCGGGCTGGCGCCTGGAAGTGTTTGGCGAAGACGCCTTGCGGCTGTGTGAGGGGCAGATCGCGCTTACCGCCAAAGGCAGCAGCATCAAGATCGTGCAGCTGCCCTAA
- the purN gene encoding phosphoribosylglycinamide formyltransferase, translating to MKQRVAIFISGGGSNMVRLVEDMQAGDHAGEPVLVLANSADAGGLEKARAMGVATAVVDHRPFRGDRSAFENALQAELNKVSPDVLCLAGFMRVLTEGFVAPWEGKMLNIHPSLLPKYKGLHTHARALAAGDTEHGCSVHLVTPALDDGPILGQATVPIMPGDTPDDLAARVLVQEHKLYPAVLRRFCAGDQTLLSL from the coding sequence GTGAAGCAACGCGTTGCAATTTTTATCTCTGGCGGCGGATCAAACATGGTCCGTCTTGTCGAAGATATGCAAGCGGGTGATCACGCGGGGGAACCCGTGCTTGTGTTGGCCAACAGCGCTGATGCTGGCGGTTTGGAAAAAGCGCGTGCGATGGGCGTGGCAACCGCGGTTGTCGACCACCGGCCCTTTAGGGGCGACCGGTCAGCATTCGAAAATGCATTGCAAGCAGAGCTTAACAAAGTCTCGCCGGATGTTTTGTGTCTGGCAGGTTTTATGCGTGTCTTGACCGAAGGGTTTGTCGCCCCTTGGGAAGGTAAAATGCTGAACATTCATCCCTCATTACTGCCAAAGTACAAAGGGTTACACACCCATGCTCGTGCATTAGCCGCAGGTGACACTGAACACGGATGTTCCGTACACCTGGTAACGCCAGCGCTGGATGACGGCCCGATTTTGGGACAGGCAACCGTGCCGATAATGCCGGGTGATACACCTGATGATTTGGCAGCACGGGTTTTGGTACAAGAGCACAAACTATACCCGGCTGTGTTGCGGCGCTTTTGTGCTGGCGACCAAACCTTGCTGTCTTTGTAA
- the purM gene encoding phosphoribosylformylglycinamidine cyclo-ligase, which yields MTDGKNGITYADAGVDIDAGNELVERIKPAAKRTNRSGVMAGLGGFGALFDLKDAGYQDPILVGATDGVGTKLRIAIDTGNVDGVGIDLVAMCVNDLVCQGAEPLFFLDYFATGKLETEVAARIIEGIAEGCFQSGCALIGGETAEMPGMYEAGDFDLAGFSVGAMERGTALPEGVKAGDVLLGLASNGVHSNGYSLVRKLVEISGLAWGDKCPWSNETLGAALLTPTRLYVKQALAAVRAGGVHALAHITGGGLTENLPRVLPEGLGADIDLNTWDLPAVFKWLAENGNMDQAEILKTFNSGIGMILSVEADQADALVALLKEQGETVYTIGTVTEGEGMRYTGSLL from the coding sequence ATGACCGATGGCAAGAACGGCATTACTTATGCAGATGCGGGTGTAGATATTGACGCTGGCAATGAATTGGTGGAGCGCATCAAGCCTGCGGCGAAGCGTACGAACCGTTCTGGCGTGATGGCTGGGCTTGGCGGCTTTGGCGCGCTGTTTGATCTGAAAGACGCGGGCTATCAGGACCCAATCCTTGTGGGGGCCACCGATGGTGTTGGAACAAAACTGCGAATCGCAATTGACACGGGCAATGTCGACGGCGTCGGCATCGATTTGGTGGCCATGTGCGTGAATGACCTTGTGTGTCAGGGTGCTGAGCCGCTGTTCTTTTTGGATTATTTCGCAACCGGCAAGCTGGAAACAGAAGTTGCTGCGCGCATCATCGAAGGCATCGCAGAGGGCTGTTTTCAGTCCGGCTGTGCGCTGATCGGCGGCGAGACCGCAGAAATGCCTGGCATGTACGAAGCAGGCGATTTTGATTTGGCTGGTTTCTCTGTTGGCGCGATGGAACGCGGCACAGCCCTGCCGGAGGGCGTGAAAGCTGGGGACGTTCTGTTGGGCCTTGCGTCAAACGGCGTGCATTCCAACGGGTATTCACTGGTGCGCAAATTGGTCGAGATTTCCGGTCTGGCCTGGGGCGACAAATGCCCATGGTCTAACGAAACACTTGGCGCGGCCCTGCTGACGCCAACACGGCTGTATGTGAAGCAAGCCTTGGCCGCTGTACGGGCAGGGGGTGTGCATGCCTTGGCCCATATCACCGGCGGTGGCCTGACAGAAAACCTGCCACGGGTTCTGCCCGAAGGTCTGGGCGCAGACATCGATTTGAATACTTGGGACTTGCCCGCGGTGTTTAAGTGGTTGGCAGAAAACGGCAACATGGATCAGGCCGAAATCTTGAAAACCTTTAACAGCGGCATTGGCATGATCCTTTCTGTCGAGGCTGACCAAGCGGACGCGCTGGTAGCCTTGCTGAAAGAGCAGGGCGAAACGGTCTATACTATCGGTACTGTGACCGAGGGTGAAGGCATGCGCTATACTGGGTCTCTCTTGTGA
- a CDS encoding tyrosine-protein phosphatase: MSVIKSIQRWDSANRQRASARLVQDFDIPAAEKFVRWYDHGLFRIPWSNFAQVGPNFFRSNYPTPQRLRKMRALGIKTVLSLRGKDCEVPYLLEQWACKDLGLTLQVVKLDSIRPPKKAELLKLMQILRAEKQPLLVHCKSGADRTGLASAFYQIEILGLPISFAKKMLSIRFGHFRMSKTGVLDHILESYEQAARKKPQTIRQWLHTSYDEAHIRKEFKALRKKA; encoded by the coding sequence GTGTCCGTTATCAAAAGTATTCAAAGATGGGATAGTGCCAATCGCCAGCGTGCCAGCGCGCGTCTGGTGCAAGACTTTGATATCCCGGCGGCTGAAAAATTTGTGCGTTGGTATGATCATGGGCTGTTTCGCATTCCCTGGAGCAACTTTGCACAAGTCGGCCCGAATTTCTTTCGCTCAAACTACCCGACCCCGCAACGGCTGCGTAAGATGCGTGCACTTGGCATCAAAACGGTTCTTTCTTTGCGCGGCAAAGACTGTGAGGTGCCCTATCTGCTAGAACAATGGGCCTGCAAGGATCTTGGGCTGACACTGCAAGTGGTAAAGCTCGATTCCATCAGACCCCCAAAAAAGGCCGAGCTGCTGAAACTGATGCAGATCCTGCGCGCTGAGAAACAGCCCCTTTTGGTGCACTGCAAATCCGGCGCGGATCGCACAGGGCTGGCAAGTGCCTTTTATCAAATAGAAATTCTGGGGCTGCCTATTTCGTTCGCTAAAAAAATGCTCTCGATCAGATTTGGCCATTTTCGCATGTCGAAAACCGGTGTGCTGGATCATATCCTTGAAAGCTATGAACAAGCGGCCCGCAAGAAACCACAAACCATTCGCCAGTGGTTGCACACAAGTTATGACGAGGCCCATATCCGAAAGGAATTCAAAGCGCTGCGCAAAAAGGCGTGA
- a CDS encoding ATP-binding protein, giving the protein MKFAWLKRYVPRGLYGRAALILILPVVTLQLVVSVIFIQRHFEDVTSQMTRALSGELIFVLDGVAAQASPEAVQKTVFPVARSLGLDPSFRQSETTQNQRRWYDFSGTVVMRELQAEIEGIQAIELPDDKLARVIIDTQFGPLEIGFDRERVSASNPHQLLVNLVFFGILITFIAFLYLRNQLRPITRLAAAAEAFGRGRHVPYSPAGAIEVRAAGSAFLDMRARIERQIEQRTLLLSGVSHDLRTPLTRLRLGLAMLEDEDRHALEQEVEDMQHMLDGFLSFARGASELTAEPVDLCGFLAEIIEKASAGRGTATLAHCDVEAEVLVKKMVVQRALGNLINNAFRYGTTVHVSAMQMKRSIVLRVEDNGPGIPEDKREEAMKPFARLEPARNQNKGSGVGLGLAIAADAARAHGGMLRLDRSEKLGGLQADIVIAI; this is encoded by the coding sequence ATGAAATTTGCTTGGCTCAAACGATATGTTCCGCGCGGTCTGTATGGCCGAGCTGCGCTTATTCTAATTTTACCCGTGGTCACGTTGCAACTTGTTGTTTCTGTTATCTTTATCCAACGTCATTTTGAAGACGTAACGTCACAGATGACCCGCGCTCTATCCGGAGAGCTTATATTTGTACTGGACGGGGTTGCGGCACAAGCCTCGCCAGAGGCAGTGCAAAAAACGGTTTTCCCCGTGGCGCGCAGTCTGGGGCTTGATCCGAGCTTTCGCCAAAGTGAAACAACACAGAATCAACGCCGCTGGTATGATTTTTCTGGCACGGTGGTGATGCGCGAATTACAGGCCGAGATTGAGGGCATTCAGGCAATTGAATTGCCGGATGATAAACTGGCCAGAGTGATCATAGACACCCAGTTTGGGCCGCTTGAAATTGGATTTGACCGCGAACGCGTTTCGGCCTCTAACCCGCACCAATTGTTGGTAAATCTGGTGTTCTTTGGGATCTTGATCACTTTTATTGCCTTTTTGTACCTGCGCAATCAATTGCGGCCGATCACCCGCTTGGCCGCCGCCGCCGAGGCCTTTGGACGTGGACGGCACGTACCATATTCGCCAGCGGGGGCGATCGAAGTGCGTGCCGCGGGCAGCGCCTTTCTGGACATGCGCGCCCGCATTGAACGCCAGATTGAACAGCGCACGCTGTTGCTGTCCGGTGTGAGCCACGATTTGCGCACACCGCTCACACGCCTGCGTCTGGGGCTGGCGATGCTGGAAGATGAGGACCGGCACGCGCTAGAGCAAGAAGTCGAAGATATGCAACACATGCTGGACGGCTTTCTAAGCTTTGCGCGCGGGGCCTCTGAGTTGACCGCTGAACCGGTCGATCTTTGTGGGTTTCTGGCTGAAATCATCGAAAAAGCCTCTGCCGGCAGGGGTACAGCCACTTTGGCCCATTGTGATGTCGAGGCCGAAGTTTTGGTGAAGAAAATGGTTGTACAACGCGCGCTTGGCAATCTGATCAACAACGCCTTTCGCTATGGCACCACCGTGCATGTCAGCGCCATGCAAATGAAACGGTCGATTGTTCTGCGTGTTGAAGACAATGGGCCGGGCATCCCCGAGGACAAACGCGAAGAGGCCATGAAACCCTTTGCCCGCTTAGAACCTGCGCGCAATCAAAACAAAGGCAGCGGCGTCGGTCTGGGACTGGCGATTGCCGCAGACGCTGCGCGGGCCCACGGCGGCATGCTGCGGCTTGACCGCAGTGAAAAGCTGGGCGGTTTACAAGCCGATATCGTCATCGCTATCTAG